From Microcebus murinus isolate Inina chromosome 15, M.murinus_Inina_mat1.0, whole genome shotgun sequence, the proteins below share one genomic window:
- the ID4 gene encoding DNA-binding protein inhibitor ID-4 isoform X2, which translates to MKAVSPVRPSGRKAPSGCGGGELALRCLAEHGHSLGGSAAAAAAAAAARCKAAEAAADEPALCLQCDMNDCYSRLRRLVPTIPPNKKVSKVEILQHVIDYILDLQLALETHPALLRQPPPPAPPHHPAGTCPAAPPRTPLTALNTDPVCDRLSPSQEH; encoded by the exons ATGAAGGCGGTGAGCCCGGTGCGCCCCTCGGGCCGCAAGGCGCCGTCGGGCTGCGGCGGCGGGGAGCTGGCGCTGCGCTGCCTGGCCGAGCACGGCCACAGCCTGGGCGGctcggcggccgcggcggcggcggcggcggcagcgcgcTGCAAGGCGGCCGAGGCGGCGGCCGACGAGCCGGCGCTGTGCCTGCAGTGCGATATGAACGACTGCTACAGCCGCCTGCGGAGGCTGGTGCCCACCATCCCGCCCAACAAGAAAGTCAGCAAAGTGGAGATCCTGCAGCACGTTATCGACTACATCCTGGACCTGCAGCTGGCGCTGGAGACGCACCCGGCTCTGCTGAggcagccgccgccgcccgcgccgccgcacCACCCGGCCGGGACCTGTCCGGCCGCGCCGCCGCGGACCCCGCTCACGGCGCTCAACACCGACCCG GTGTGCGACCGCCTGAGCCCGAGCCAGGAGCActag
- the ID4 gene encoding DNA-binding protein inhibitor ID-4 isoform X1, which yields MKAVSPVRPSGRKAPSGCGGGELALRCLAEHGHSLGGSAAAAAAAAAARCKAAEAAADEPALCLQCDMNDCYSRLRRLVPTIPPNKKVSKVEILQHVIDYILDLQLALETHPALLRQPPPPAPPHHPAGTCPAAPPRTPLTALNTDPAGAVNKQGDSILCR from the exons ATGAAGGCGGTGAGCCCGGTGCGCCCCTCGGGCCGCAAGGCGCCGTCGGGCTGCGGCGGCGGGGAGCTGGCGCTGCGCTGCCTGGCCGAGCACGGCCACAGCCTGGGCGGctcggcggccgcggcggcggcggcggcggcagcgcgcTGCAAGGCGGCCGAGGCGGCGGCCGACGAGCCGGCGCTGTGCCTGCAGTGCGATATGAACGACTGCTACAGCCGCCTGCGGAGGCTGGTGCCCACCATCCCGCCCAACAAGAAAGTCAGCAAAGTGGAGATCCTGCAGCACGTTATCGACTACATCCTGGACCTGCAGCTGGCGCTGGAGACGCACCCGGCTCTGCTGAggcagccgccgccgcccgcgccgccgcacCACCCGGCCGGGACCTGTCCGGCCGCGCCGCCGCGGACCCCGCTCACGGCGCTCAACACCGACCCG GCCGGCGCGGTGAACAAGCAGGGCGACAGCATTCTGTGCCGCTGA